A part of Leishmania panamensis strain MHOM/PA/94/PSC-1 chromosome 34 sequence genomic DNA contains:
- a CDS encoding hypothetical protein (TriTrypDB/GeneDB-style sysID: LpmP.34.1470), whose amino-acid sequence MFSKENFIDLAHQAVSAVRRIVGSSEARGVRDQLSATSRVVVTVCKSNTTVDAVTLEVWVNDLVHELELQLMQSAAVIETATAGEAVVASSSIKEEASRPLSEPALIENLEVARALMYSCNAEEAAKVYLKKKLVAALVQLYSNATLTQKLRGCCANVIVGVCSSQQMLLRDFMLVCTNHLRLPPQDHNGHVLRILIASLLVEVLHQFQMRYYGWLKTDLDAETTAHCASLIDCLFEVSYSLMVENVAAASRTETASRTTSYEAEESLTSASPSPMPAPHEETPAPTAAASTKDGNSCEKTVPPTTPVTTIAGNSDATASLPASTSSSAPANSESLNLTTSVVFLAVVAGVYRARPALKTYLVCHYSAEYAQVWVKVASCLTKMRTNLFLSLSSRSPVSIMLESMEYWRAEMLEGLVELCTTDSFTIQRATVMASIAESTTSDGSSSSETNQKGLVPSTKASLRSAAHVTASLSSGTTAAPAGSGLSLSSGGRYQFVPIPADWATYLSRSSSAVWRLASALFPCTVTSEGINILKAVLLMLNTRHASAEALYRSTISTLTLLCVANPRNAVLLSEHHFLLTIMALVNCNQLSVFPASQQVTLHFRHGEPSSSSPMAAQTQTLTLTPPNTLNVNTTQLTFCLLNTLTSTTFSKATVKLLMQGIKDMCSMPSSQTDVDIIENFLYGLGHAFIPHPLLFFPGDGYVSWRLKHMFPRGSGYSFTAWVYPTCVWTGGSCLYSFMDPSDTRVSLLIVADGRQCSLAVRVNKAGGEPTELLLSSGTFSTSTWTHVVVNHGVALNVYINGEHIEGVHVVPYPKEKHSIMFNIGGAVQLPGFLGFMSGMNISATLSEKEIAKLHASGPASYDPSRDCASFLKPFFEDQSSFPTDLQTPPAPLSLHQNDMITKKSAEFRWNHIELYVPTDIEELIAPSKVAEWVLGILRHRRTASMQNTSTFMNVAKLSISLLSTSMQLSTTEQLTQLVLKSYLNRLRTEVLSWRGTFPEFASLMLQSVSQRGGGKALHHHACTQRVFDLLLSCVLRPSAHGNSVAHHRVNVSRDPLDPSDESATGSTAASAASSPRYTAAQEANATNIILRELSDCLLVKENKEMFQEDSSRFESILSVSLRLPKECIKSVVILIEKLCRSEAELRQVLLFLLTPSSVSPIADTAKVWVLRMLFDIAREENTMREMIQECFKGRGVMFIMLLINGENHSSEAIRLLALGLLSLLMPLKACTKLFKKNDGFDILSLALTEPRNDIPIGIRTFDALFHVAFDEFRRHREKKPEADSIASRLMATAHILHRQKQRDPSLSATAGGGSKSSTSVTLAGLLQQSRVQRRIADHLGHTPSIMVNHLGTRRGYSFEHTHDYGRVSEDFGELVLLHKGSGYHNLHLPLALKTVLCVLDYLIRVVVHRLCSDSPLVISSAAAATVTAFSGSNVASSSTDYLTATEEYPTLPTQSQENGALGMTTRAAQMDDERVVVEVLNYLEKLIEWPKHALKVMDIPWLSGLWAAVRVLFEKPVDLNGTTGVVTPVRFPEPETMFTAPAVAGRGRPLSLATLQPSEASIRRLHHYRSEFVAEVTKHCRAIIRKMVILDISMNERAQIRSIRDGEHPPRLVRIVLEEVARYFSVQKNGELLENAGTIIRNLNSLFKDVHTALRPFPSALGVAIVVAITNISVSSSMQVRRRMKNSSNLLTIRDNLAFYVLRESRRFLRLRKSSLNQLIHMNANNAKSIAVLLFHLSNSIKENNVNEVEVLAILIRQLAGADSARLRELHALLGDSKDVHPLKELLRGNAGAITGQRSTALGTHASQSALSDHCGSDTLVDVDLSAGGAELATWGPNYRACSSLLKEEDGELSLGAHTVQLLEWCKTHKETWAAIQRNVHAAMASMGLEKIDEKAQQQQISSTSGSQKVSTGAFVGLSDRSKRELQQLRDELESELAKLKANDQ is encoded by the coding sequence TGTGGGCAGTTCTGAGGCACGAGGCGTACGCGACCAACTTTCGGCCACCTCGAGAGTCGTCGTCACAGTCTGTAAGTCGAATACCACGGTGGACGCAGTCACCCTGGAGGTATGGGTGAACGACCTCGTGCATGAGCTGGAGCTGCAGTTGATGCAGAGCGCTGCTGTCATCgaaacagcaacagcggggGAGGCTGTAGTTGCGTCAAGTAGCATCAAAGAGGAGGCATCGAGGCCGCTAAGCGAGCCGGCGCTCATAGAGAACCTCGAGGTCGCACGAGCACTCATGTATTCCTGCAACGCAGAGGAAGCTGCGAAGGTGTACTTGAAAAAGAAGTTGGTGGCCGCCCTCGTGCAACTCTACAGCAACGCCACGCTCACGCAGAAgctgcgtggctgctgcgccaaCGTTATCGTTGGCGTGTGTTCGTCACAGCAAATGCTGTTGCGCGACTTCATGCTTGTCTGCACCAATCACCTGCGCCTTCCCCCACAGGACCACAATGGTCACGTCCTTCGAATCCTTATTGCGTCGCTCTTGGTCGAGGTGCTCCACCAGTTTCAGATGCGTTACTACGGCTGGCTCAAGACAGATCTGGACGCGGAGACAACAGCACACTGCGCGTCACTCATAGACTGCCTCTTTGAAGTGTCGTACTCCCTCATGGTGGAGAACGTAGCTGCCGCATCTCGCACCGAAACCGCGTCTCGGACGACGTCATACGAAGCGGAGGAGAGTCTCacgtcggcgtcgccgtctccGATGCCAGCACCACACGAAGAGACCCCCgcgccgacagcagcggcgagcaccAAAGATGGAAACAGCTGCGAGAAGACAGTCCCTCCCACGACACCAGTCACTACGATCGCTGGAAATAGTGACGCCACGGCGTCTTTGCCTGCCAGCACCTCCTCAAGTGCGCCCGCCAACAGCGAGAGTCTCAACCTCACCACTTCGGTTGTATTCTTGGCGGTTGTCGCTGGTGTGTATCGCGCACGGCCCGCCCTCAAGACCTACTTGGTGTGCCACTACAGCGCTGAATACGCACAGGTGTGGGTCAAGGTAGCCTCATGTCTCACGAAGATGCGCACCAATCTATTCCTATCTCTTTCGTCTCGCTCGCCCGTGTCGATCATGCTGGAGTCGATGGAATACTGGCGGGCCGAGATGCTTGAGGGCCTGGTGGAGCTATGCACGACGGACAGCTTCACAATTCAGCGAGCCACCGTGATGGCGTCCATTGCCGAAAGCACCACCAGCGatggtagcagcagcagcgagacaaACCAGAAAGGTCTGGTGCCTTCTACCAAGGCCAGCCtccgctcagcagcgcatgtAACAGCATCCCTgtccagcggcaccaccgctgctcccGCCGGCTCCGGCCTGagcctcagcagcggcggccggtATCAGTTCGTGCCGATCCCAGCAGACTGGGCGACTTACctgtcgcgcagctcctcggccGTGTGGCGCCTTGCCTCCGCCCTTTTTCCATGCACCGTCACCTCGGAGGGCATCAACATCCTCAAggctgtgctgctgatgctaAACACGCGCCACGCCTCAGCAGAGGCCCTGTACCGTAGCACCATTTCCACGCTTACATTGCTGTGTGTCGCGAACCCGCGCAATGCCGTGCTGCTGTCTGAGCACCACTTTCTGCTCACCATCATGGCCCTGGTCAACTGTAACCAGCTGAGTGTCTTTCCGGCCTCCCAGCAGGTCACCTTGCACTTTCGCCATGGCGAGCCAAGTAGCTCCTCGccgatggcggcgcagacgcagaccctcaccctcaccccGCCCAACACCCTGAACGTGAACACGACCCAGCTCACCTTCTGTCTTCTCAACACCCTCACCTCCACAACCTTCTCCAAGGCAACTGTGAAGCTGCTGATGCAGGGCATCAAGGACATGTGCTCGATGCCGTCATCTCAGACGGATGTCGATATAATTGAGAACTTTCTCTACGGCCTCGGCCACGCCTTCATTCCACATCCACTACTCTTCTTTCCTGGAGATGGCTATGTGAGCTGGCGCCTGAAGCACATGTTTCCCCGAGGTAGCGGTTACTCCTTCACCGCGTGGGTCTACCCGACGTGCGTGTGGACTGGCGGCAGCTGCCTCTACTCCTTTATGGATCCGAGCGATACGCGGGTGAGCTTGCTGATCGTCGCCGACGGACGACAGTGCTCACTGGCGGTGCGGGTGAACAAGGCGGGTGGCGAGCCGACTGAACTACTcttgagcagcggcaccttcTCTACATCCACCTGGACGCATGTGGTGGTGAATCACGGTGTTGCCCTGAACGTGTACATCAACGGTGAGCACATTGAGGGGGTACACGTCGTGCCATATCCCAAGGAAAAGCACTCCATCATGTTCAACATTGGCGGGGCCGTGCAGCTTCCAGGGTTCTTAGGCTTCATGTCGGGCATGAACATCTCTGCCACCCTCTCCGAGAAAGAGATTGCTAAGCTTCACGCCTCCGGGCCTGCTTCCTATGACCCCTCCAGGGACTGCGCCTCGTTTCTCAAGCCCTTCTTTGAGGATCAGTCGAGCTTTCCGACCGACCTGCAGACGCCACCCGCGCCACTTTCCCTGCACCAGAACGACATGATCACGAAGAAATCGGCCGAGTTCCGGTGGAACCACATCGAGCTCTACGTGCCGACCGATATTGAGGAGCTGATTGCACCGAGCAAGGTGGCTGAATGGGTCCTGGGTATACTTAGGCACCGGCGGACGGCGTCGATGCAGAACACGTCGACCTTCATGAACGTGGCGAAACTGAGCATCAGTCTCCTGTCAACATCCATGCAGCTCTCGACGACGGAGCAACTGACCCAGCTGGTGCTCAAGAGCTACTTGAACCGGCTGCGCACTGAGGTGCTTTCGTGGAGGGGAACGTTCCCCGAGTTTGCCTCTCTGATGCTGCAGTCCGTGTcgcagcgcggtggcggcaaggCACTTCACCACCACGCTTGCACGCAGCGCGTCTTCGACCTCCTTCTTAGCTGCGTATTGCGGCCAAGTGCACACGGCAACAGCGTCGCGCATCACCGGGTTAACGTCAGCCGGGATCCCCTAGATCCGAGCGATGAGAGCGCCACGGGGTCGactgcggcgtcggcggcgtcgtcacCGCGCTACACTGCCGCGCAAGAGGCGAACGCCACGAACATCATCTTGCGCGAACTTAGTGACTGCCTTCTTGTGAAGGAGAACAAGGAGATGTTCCAGGAGGACTCGTCGCGGTTCGAGAGCATCCTGagtgtctctctccgcctccccaAGGAGTGCATCAAGTCTGTCGTGATTCTTATCGAAAAGCTGTGCCGTAgtgaggcggagctgcgccaggtgctcctttttcttctcacACCGAGCTCCGTCAGCCCAATCGCGGACACAGCAAAGGTGTGGGTGCTGCGCATGCTTTTTGACATTGCGAGGGAGGAAAACACAATGCGCGAAATGATCCAGGAGTGCTTCAAGGGCCGCGGCGTCATGTTCATAATGCTGCTCATCAACGGTGAGAACCACTCTAGTGAGGCAATACGCCTCTTGGCGCTTGGCCTCCTCTCGCTGTTGATGCCACTGAAGGCCTGCACGAAGCTCTTCAAGAAAAACGACGGCTTTGACATCCTCTCACTGGCGCTCACGGAGCCGCGCAACGACATACCGATCGGCATTCGCACTTTTGACGCGCTTTTCCACGTCGCCTTCGACGAGTTCCGGCGCCATCGGGAGAAGAAGCCGGAGGCGGACAGCATCGCCTCGCGGCTGATGGCCACGGCGCATATTTTGCACCGCCAGAAGCAGCGCGACCCGAGCTTGTCAGCCACGGCCGGCGGCGGAAGCAAGTCGTCGACCAGCGTCACACTCGCtggactgctgcagcagagccgcgtgcagcggcgcattGCGGACCATCTGGGTCACACGCCCTCCATCATGGTGAACCACCTTGGCACGCGCCGCGGCTACAGCTTCGAGCATACGCATGACTACGGAAGGGTCAGCGAAGATTTTGGTGAGCTCGTACTCCTGCACAAGGGCAGCGGTTATCACAACCTGCACCTTCCGCTCGCTCTGAAGACGgttctgtgtgtgttggaCTACCTCATTCGAGTGGTGGTGCACCGGCTGTGCTCAGACTCGCCGTTGGTGATCAGctcagccgcggcagcgacggtgacggcattcagcggcagcaacgttGCTAGCTCCTCGACAGACTACCTGACAGCAACGGAAGAGTATCCCACGTTGCCAACGCAGAGCCAAGAGAACGGAGCTCTGGGGATGACCACAAGAGCTGCGCAGATGGATGACGAGCGCGTGGTAGTTGAGGTGCTGAACTACCTGGAGAAGTTGATTGAGTGGCCAAAACACGCGCTGAAGGTGATGGACATACCGTGGCTGAGTGGCTTGTGGGCAGCGGTTCGGGTCCTCTTTGAGAAGCCGGTTGACCTGAATGGTACCACGGGGGTGGTGACGCCTGTGCGGTTTCCGGAGCCAGAGACGATGTTCACCGCGCCTGCTGTGGCCGGTAGAGGtcgtcccctctctctggcgacgctgcagccaAGCGAAGCCTCTATTCGACGTCTGCACCACTACCGCAGTGAGTTTGTGGCCGAGGTGACGAAGCACTGTCGTGCGATCATTCGAAAGATGGTCATTCTCGACATCTCCATGAATGAACGGGCGCAGATTCGATCGATCCGAGACGGCGAGCATCCACCGCGTCTTGTACGGATCGTCCTCGAGGAGGTGGCACGCTACTTCTCCGTTCAGAAAAATGGTGAGCTGCTCGAGAACGCCGGCACCATCATCCGGAACTTGAACTCGCTCTTTAAAGACGTACACACCGCTTTGCGTCCGTTCCCCTCAGCGCTCGGCGTGGCCATTGTCGTCGCCATCACAAACATCTCCGTATCCAGCAGCATGCAAGTGAGACGTCGAATGAAGAACAGCAGTAACCTCCTGACAATCCGTGATAACCTCGCCTTCTACGTCTTGCGTGAGTCTCGGAGGTTTTTGCGGCTGCGCAAGAGCTCGCTGAACCAGCTCATTCACATGAACGCTAACAACGCTAAGTCCATCGCAgtgcttctctttcaccTCTCAAACAGCATCAAGGAGAACAACGTGAACGAGGTGGAGGTACTCGCAATACTGATCCGGCAGCTGGCGGGTGCCGACTCGGCCCGGCTGCGAGAACTGCACGCGCTGCTAGGTGACAGCAAAGACGTGCACCCCTtgaaggagctgctgagAGGTAACGCGGGGGCGATCACCGGGCAGAGATCGACGGCTTTAGGCACGCACGCCTCACAGTCCGCCCTGTCGGACCACTGCGGGAGCGATACACTTGTGGATGTGGACTTaagcgccggcggcgcggAGCTGGCTACGTGGGGCCCAAACTACCGTGCTTGCTCGAGCttgctgaaggaggaggacggagaGCTGAGCCTGGGTGCGCACACCGTACAGCTGCTGGAGTGGTGCAAAACACACAAGGAAACGTGGGCCGCTATTCAGCGAAATGTGCACGCTGCGATGGCAAGCATGGGACTAGAGAAGATCGATGaaaaggcgcagcagcagcaaatcagcagcaccagcggatCCCAGAAGGTGTCGACCGGTGCGTTCGTTGGGCTTAGCGATCGGAGCAAGCGcgagctccagcagctgcgggacGAGCTTGAGTCAGAGCTTGCGAAGCTCAAGGCCAATGACCAGTGA